Below is a window of Streptomyces genisteinicus DNA.
GCAGGCCGTACACGGAGACGACCGTCTTCTCCGAGGTCGACCCGGTGCAGCCGGCGACGTGGGTGCGTCCCGCGGCCCGGGCCACGTCGACTCCGCGCCGGATGGAGTCGATCCACGCGGAGCAGGAGTAGGGCACCACGATCCCCGTCGTCCCGAGGACGGACAGGCCGCCGAGGATGCCCAGTCTCGGGTTCCAGGTGGAGCGGGCGATCTCCTCCCCGTCGTCGATCGAGACGGTGATCTCGGCGTCGCCGGTGCCGCCGTGGCGGGCGGCCACGAGCGCGACGTGGTCGCGCATCATCTGCCGGGGCACCGGGTTGATCGCGGGCTCCCCCACCTCCAGCGGCAGCCCCGGCCGGGTGACCGTGCCCACGCCCGGCCCGGCGCGGAAGACGACGCCGGACCCGGCGGGCAGCAGGCGGACGGTGGCGCGGACCAGCGCGCCGTGGGTGACGTCGGGGTCGTCGCCGGCGTCCTTCACGATCCCCGCGGTGGCCGTCGCCCCCGTGCGGGACTCGACGGCGAGGGCGAAGGACGGCGTCTGCCCCTTGGGCAGCGTGATGGTCACCGGGTCGGGGAAGTCCCCGGTCAGCAGCGCCGTGTACGCGGCGGTCGCGGCCGCCGTCGCGCAGGCCCCGGTCGTCCATCCGGGCCGCAGACCGGTGTGCTTGAGTTGGGCCTCACGCCCACCGCCCGACGCCCTCGCACCCGCACCGGCGCCCGCGCCCGCAGCCGGCTCAGCCATGAAGGACCCTCATGCCGACGCACGTACTCATCCTCGGCGGGACGACCGAGGGCCGCCTGACGGCGGAGCTGCTGCACGCCCGGGGCGCGCGGGTCACCAGCAGCCTCGCCGGGCGGGTCGCCGCTCCCCGCATGCCGCCCGGCGAGGTCCGGATCGGCGGCTTCGGCGGCGCCGGGGGCCTGGAGCGCTGGTTGCGCGAGCACGCGGTGGACGCGGTCATCGACGCCACCCATCCTTTCGCCGGGACGATCAGTTTCCATGCGGCCGAAGCCGCCGCCGGGGCCCATGTTCCCCTGCTGGCCCTGCGCCGCCCGGGGTGGACGCCGGTACCGGGTGACGACTGGCACCCGGTCGGCTCCCTGGAGGAGGCGGCCGGGGCCGCCAGGGCGCTGGGCCGGCGGGTGTTCCTGACCACGGGGCGCATGGGCCTCGCCTCGTTCGCGCACATCGACGACGTCTGGTTCCTGGTCCGTTCGGTCGACGCGCCGGACGGGCCGTGCCCGCCGCACGCCGAGGTGCTGCTCGACCGGGGCCCGTTCACCCTCGACGGGGAACGCGGCCTGCTGCGGCGGCACCGCATCGACGTGCTCGTCACGAAGGACAGCGGCGGCGCGGCGACCGCGCCGAAGCTGACCGCGGCCCGGGAGTCGGGCATCCCCGTCGTCCTGGTCCGCCGGCCGCCGGTGCCGCCGGGCGTGGCGGTGGCGGCCGGCCCCGAGGAGGCGGCCGCCTGGACGGACACCCTGGGGGGCGCCGCCCCGCGGTGAACGGCGGCCGGCGGACCAGGACGACGGGGGATGCCCGGGACGCGGTGCCGCTACTCGGGGTAGCGGCGCGGCGTCCACACGATCTCGTGGCCGTCGCCGCGGCGGACCGCGCGGGTCTGCGAGGAGCCGACCAGCAGGATGGTGCGCATGTCGACCTGGGCCGGGTCGAGTTCGCCGAGGCGCACGATCCGTACGCTCTCCTGCGGCCCGCCGACGTCCCGGCCGAGGACCACGGGTGTGTCCGGGGCCCGGTGCTCCAGGAGGAGTTCGCGGGCCTTGCCCACCTGCCAGGTGCGGCTGCGCGAACCGGGGTTGTAGAGCGCGAGGACGAGGTCGGCGGCGGCCGCCGCGTGCAGCCGTTCGGCGATCACCTCCCACGGCTTGAGCCGGTCGGAGAGCGAGAGCACGGCGTAGTCGTGGCCGAGCGGCGCACCGGCCTTCGCCGCGGCCGCGTTGGCCGCGGTGACGCCCGGCAGCACACGGACCGGCACGTCCGCGTACGCCGCCTGCGAGGCGACCTCGAGGACGGCGGTGGCCATGGCGAAGACACCGGGGTCGCCGCCGGAGACGACGGCGACGCGCCGTCCGCGGCGGGCGAGGTCGAGGGCGAACTCGGCGCGCTCGGACTCGACCTTGTTGTCCGAGCCGTGCCGGATCTGGCCGGGCCGGTGCGGCACCCGGTCCAGATAGGTGGTGTAGCCGACGAGTTCGTCCGCGTCGGCCAGCGCCCGCCGGGTCTCCGGCGTGAGCCACAGCGGGCCCGCCGGTCCGGTGCCGACGACCACGACCTCGCCGCCCTCCGGGGCGGGGGGCGGGGTGGCGGTCCGGCTGGGGACGACGGCGACCGAGAAGTACGGCACGGACTCCGGGTCGATGTCCGCGAGGCGTCCCGTGCGCTCGCCGCTCATGGTGGCGCGCTCGACGTAACGGGCCTCGTCCAGACGGCCGGAGGTCTCCATGGCGCGGCGCACCGCGGGGAAGGTGCGGCCGAGCTTCATCACGACGGCCGAGTCGGTCGCGGCGAGCCGGGCCGCGAGCTCGTCCTCGGGCAGGGTGCCGGGGATGACGGTGAGGACTTCCTCCGCCTCGCACAGCGGGGTGCCGAGCCGGGCGGCGGCGGCGCTGATCGACGTGACGCCGGGGACCACCTCGGTCGGGTAGCGGTGGGCCAGCCGCTTGTGCATGTGCTGGTACGAGCCGTAGAAGAACGGGTCGCCCTCGGCGAGCACGGCGACGGTGCGCCCGGCGTCGAGGTGCGCTGCGAGACGGGCGGCGGCCTCCTCGTAGAAGTCGTCGAGCGCACCCCGGTAGCCGCCCGGGTGGTCGGTGGTCTCGACCGTGATCGGGTACATCAGGCGCTCCTCGATGTGCTCGGGGCGCAGGTGCGGGGCGGCGATCGAGCGGGCGATGGAGCGTCCGTGGCGGGCGCAGTGGTACGCGATGACGTCGGCCTCGGCGATGATCCGCGCGGCGCGCAGGGTCATCAGCTCCGGGTCGCCGGGGCCGAGCCCGACGCCGTACAGCCGGCCGGTGGGGGTGGGCGCGGCCGGTGCGGGCGCGGCCGGTGCGGGGTGCTCGCCGGGAGCGGGCTGTGCGCCCGGGGTGGTCCGCCCGGCCGGGGCGGTGTGCTCGCTCATTCCGACTCGCTCGCGATCGCGTTGACGGCGGCGGCGGCCATGGCGCTGCCGCCGCGACGGCCGCGGACCACCAGGTGCTCCAGGCCGAGCGGGGAGGCGGCGAGCGCGTCCTTGGACTCGGCGGCTCCGATGAAGCCGACGGGCGCCCCGATGACGGCGGCGGGACGCGGGGCGCCCTCCGCGATCATCTCCAGCAGCCGGAACAGCGCGGTGGGCGCGTTGCCGACGGCGACGACGGAGCCTTCGAGCCGGTCGTGCCAGAGGTCGAGCGCGGCGGCGGAACGGGTGGTGCCCAGCTTCTGCGCGAGGGCGGGCACCGACGGGTCGGAGAGCGTGCAGATCACGTCGTTGCCGGCGGGCAGCCGCTTGCGGGTGATGCCGCTGGCGACCATCTGCGCGTCGCACAGCACGGGGGCGCCGGCGCGCAGCGCCTCGCGGGCGCGGAGCACGACCCCGGGGCTGTACGCGAGGTCGCGGACGAGGTCGACCATCCCGCAGGCGTGGATCATGCGGACCGCGACCTGCGACACCTCGGCGGGCAGCCCCGCGAGGTCCGCCTCGGCCCGGATCGTGGCAAAGGACTGGCGGTAGATCTCCGCGCCGTCCTTCTCGTAGTCGAACACTGTGCTCTCGCTCACTTCGTCGTAGCGGGTCGGTGGTGGAGGGGCCGCCCGCCGCGCGCCGCAGCGAGGGCGCCGGCGAGTTCGGGGACGTGCAGGTCGTGGCGTACGGCAGGGTCGTGGCGTACGGGAGGGTCCGGCGCGGCGGCGGCGCCGGGCGCGGGAGTCTCTGCGGGGAGGGCGCCGGGCGCGGGGACCACGGCGAGGGTGTAGCGCCCCTCGCCCGTCGCGACGAGGTCGACATGGCCGCCGTGCGGGTGTCCGCAGCGTCGTCCGCAGCCGGACCAGTGCACGGGAATCCCGCCCGCGCCGGCGGCGGCGAGCGCGGCGGCGTCGGCGCGTACGTCGGCGAGCGCGGCGGCGTCGGCGCGTACGTCGGCGAGCGCCTTCCCGCAGCCGGGGCGTCCGGTGCAGGCGCTGACGCCGTGCCACGGGGATCCGGCGCCGGTCACGAGGCCGGCGGCGGCGAGCTCGGGCAGGAGGGCGGCCGCGACGCCCGGGAGCACCACGGAACGCCAGGGGGTGACGCGCAGTTCCCCCGTCCCGTGCCGCTCCGCGACCCGCGCGAGGCTCCGCACCTGCGCGGCGCTCATCCGCCCGAGCACCACCCCGGCGCATACCGCCGTCTCCACCCCGTCCCGGGCGTGCGCCCCGGGTGCGGGGGGCGCGGGCCGCGCGGGCTCAGCGGGCTCCGCGGGCTCTGTGGACTGTGCGGGCTCAGCGGACCACACGGGCTCCGCGGGCTCGGCTGACCACACGGGCTCGGCGGCCACCCCCGCGGCGGCGGCCCGGCGCAGCAGGCCGGGGGTGGACAGGGCGTATTGCGGGGGGAGTTCGCGGATGCGCCAGGGGCGGGTGCCGCAGGCGTCGGCGGCGTCGAGGAAGGCCTCCGCCGCCAGCATCAGCATGCGCGGCCCGTCCTCCGGGCGGACCAGGACCCGCGCGTCACCCGCGGCGACGCGTACCCGGAGGCCGCTGTTCCAGGCGGCGCCGGACGAACCGGGGGCGATTCCGGCTGCGGCACCCGGCGGGCCCGCGACCGGCACTCCGGCGCCGGCCGCCCCCTCCCCGTCCGCCGCCGTCCCCGCCGTCACGGTCGCTGTCCCCGGCGCCGTCACGGTCGCCGTCGCCGTCGTGGTGGCGGCCGGCGCTCCCGCGCCGCCCGCCGTCCTCGCGGGCGGCTCTGCGATCAACATCACATCGGGGTTGAGCTCCGCCATGTCCCCGCGCCCGTCGTCGAGGGCGAACAGGAACCGGCCGGAGAGCGCGGCAGCGCGTGCGCCGGTGCACAGCAGGGCGTCCAGCTCCCGTACGAGCGGCTGCACATCGAGGTGTCCGTGCCCGTCGAGGCCGGACAGCGGAGAGGCGACCACGTTGCGCACCCGTTCGTGGGCGGGCGCCGGAAGCAGGTCCGCGGCGTCGAGAAGGTCCGCCAACTCCCGTGCGCGCGCGGCGTCGAGGCCGCGGAGCTGGAGGTTGCCGCGCGAGGTGATGTCGAGGGCGCCGTCGCCGAGGCGGTCGGCGGCGTCCGCGAGGGCGTGCGCCTGGCGCGCGGAGAGCAGCCCCGCCGGGACGCGGACACGCGCCAGCGCACCGTCGTCCGCGGTGTGCAGCCGCAGCGCGCCGGGGCAGGCGTCGCCGCGGTCCCGGACGGGGGATTCGTCCCGGTCCGGGCGGTTGGCGGGGGTCGCAGGCATGGCGGCGAGCATACCGACCATCACACAAGCCACCTCCTCACGGCGGGGTGACGGCCCTTACTATGCTCATCGGCGGGCCATACGGTCCGTCACCGCCGAAGACGGCGTCAGGGGAGGAAGCCCGGTGCGATTCCGGCGCGGTCCCGCCACTGTGAGCCCGGCAGCAGCGCAGCACGCGCGCGCCGCCGGGTGAGCCAGGAACTCCCGCCGTCCTTCACCGCCCGGGGCGCGGAAACCCCGAGGAAGGCCAGCCGCCGCATGCAGCTCTCATCCGGGTCGCACACCTCCGAGGCCCGCGTCCTGCTCCTGTCGACGTCCGACACCGACCTGCTCAGCGCGCGTGCGGCCGAAGGCCCCGTCGCCTACCGCTTCGCGAACCCCTCCCGGCTCCTGGTCGACGACCTGCCGGGGCTGCTGGACGGCACCGACCTGGTGGTCGTGCGTCTGCTCGGCGGACTGCGCGCCTGGCAGGACGGGATCGACGTGCTCCTCGACCAGGACCGGCCGGTCGTGGTGCTCAGCGGTGAACAGGCCCCGGACGCGCAGCTGATGGAGGCCTCCACGGTGCCCATCGGCATCGCGGCCGAGGCCCACGCGTACCTCGCGCACGGCGGCCCCGGGAACCTGGAGCAGCTGGCCCGCTTCCTCTCCGACACCGTGCTGCTCACCGGCCACGGCTTCGAGCCGCCCGCCGCCGCCCCCTCCTGGGGCCGGCTCGGCCGCACGGCCGCCCCGGCCGCGGACGGCCCGCTCATCGCGGTGCTCTACTACCGGGCCCACCACATGAGCGGCAACACCGCCTTCGTGGACACCCTGTGCTCCGCCATCGAGTCGGCGGGCGGGCGGGCGCTGCCGCTCTACGTGGCCTCCCTGCGCGTCCCCGAGCCCGAGCTGCTGGAGCAACTGGCCGCCGCCGACGCGCTGGTGACCACCGTGCTGGCGGCGGGCGGCACCCGGCCGGCCGACGCGTCGGCCGGCGGCGACGACGAGTCCTGGGACGCGGGCGCGCTCGCCGCGCTCGACGTCCCGATCCTCCAGGCGCTGTGCCTGACCGGTTCCCGCGCGTCCTGGGAGGAGAACGACGAGGGCCTCTCCCCGCTGGACGCCGCGACCCAGGTGGCGGTGCCGGAGTTCGACGGCCGGCTGATCACCGTCCCGTTCTCCTTCAAGGAGATCGACGAGGACGGCCTGCCCGCCTACGTCGCCGACGAGGAGCGGGCCGCCCGGGTCGCGGGCATCGCCGTGCGCCACGCCCGCCTGCGCCACGTGCCGAACGCGGAGAAGCGGGTCGCGCTGGTGCTGTCCGCGTACCCGACCAAGCACTCCCGGATCGGCAACGCCGTCGGCCTCGACACCCCCGCCTCCGCGGTGGCCCTGCTGCGGCGGCTGCGGTCCGAGGGCTACGACTTCGGGCCCGAGGCCGGCATCCCGGGCCTGGTGTCCGGCGACGGCGACGAGCTGATCCGCGCCCTGATCGAGGCCGGCGGCCACGACCAGGAGTGGCTCACCGAGGAGCAGCTGGCCCGCAACCCGGTCCGCATCCCGGCCGCCGACTACCGCCGCTGGTACGCGCAGCTCCCGGCCGGGCTGCGCGAGGCGGTGGAGGAGCACTGGGGTCCGGCGCCGGGCGAGATGTTCCTCGACCGGTCCCGCAACCCGGAGGGCGACATCGTCCTCGCGGCGCTGCGCCGCGGGAACCTGCTGGTCCTCATCCAGCCGCCGCGCGGCTTCGGCGAGAACCCGATCGCGATCTACCACGACCCCGATCTGCCGCCCTCGCACCACTACCTGGCGGCCTACCGCTGGATCGCCGCGTCCGCGGACGACGGCGGCTTCGGCGCCGACGCGATGATCCACCTCGGCAAGCACGGCAACCTGGAGTGGCTGCCGGGCAAGAACGCGGGCCTGTCGGCGGCGTGCGCGCCCGACGCCGCCCTGGGCGACCTGCCGCTGGTGTACCCGTTCCTCGTCAACGACCCGGGCGAGGGCACCCAGGCCAAGCGCCGGGTGCACGCGACGCTCGTCGACCACCTGGTCCCGCCGATGGCCCGGGCCGAGTCGTACGGCGACATCGCCCGCCTGGAGCAGCTGCTCGACGAGTACGCGCAGATCTCGTCCATGGACCCGGCGAAGCTGCCCGCGATCCGGGCCCAGATCTGGACGCTGATCCAGGCGGCGAAGCTCGACCACGACCTGGGGATGGCCGACCGGCCGGACGACGACGGCTTCGACGACTTCCTGCTGCACGTCGACGGCTGGCTGTGCGAGGTGAAGGACGCGCAGATCCGCGACGGCCTGCACGTCCTCGGCGGCGCGCCCACCGGCCCGGAGCGGGTCAACCTGGTCCTGTCGATCCTGCGGGCCCGCCAGATCTGGGGCGGCACCACCGCGCTGCCGGGTCTGCGCGAGGCGCTCGGCCTGGACGAGTCGAAGGCGACCCGGACCGCGGCCGACACCGTGGAGCAGCAGGCGCGCGAGCTGGTCGAGGCCATGGAGGCGGCGGGCTGGGACCCGGCCGCCGTGCCGGACTCGCACGGCGACGACGTGGCGGCGGTGCTGCGTTTCGCCGCCCTGGAGGTCGTGCCGCGGCTCGCCCGGACCACCGACGAGATCGACCACGCCGTGCACGCCCTCGACGGCGGCTTCGTCCCGGCGGGCCCGTCCGGCTCCCCGCTGCGCGGGCTGGTCAACGTCCTGCCGACGGGCCGGAACTTCTACTCGGTCGACCCGAAGGCGGTGCCGTCCCGGCTCGCCTGGGAGACCGGACAGGCCCTCGCGGACTCGCTGCTGGAGCGCTACCGCGCCGACAACGGCGAGTGGCCCACCTCGGTCGGCCTGTCGCTGTGGGGCACGAGCGCGATGCGCACGGCGGGGGACGACATCGCCGAGGCGCTGGCGCTGCTGGGCGTCCGCCCGGTGTGGGACGACGCCTCGCGCCGGGTCACCGGCGTGGAGCCGGTGCCGCTCGCCGAACTGGGCCGTCCCCGTATCGACGTGACGCTGCGCATCTCGGGCTTCTTCCGGGACGCGTTCCCGCACACCATCGGCCTCCTCGACGACGCGGTGCGCCTGGTGGCCTCGCTCGACGAAGCGGCCGAGCAGAACCTCGTCCGGGCCCACGCGCAGGCCGACCTCGCCGCCCACGGCGACGAACGCCGCGCCACCACCCGCATCTTCGGCTCGCGGCCGGGCACGTACGGCGCGGGCCTGCTCCAGCTGATCGACTCCCGCGACTGGCGCACCGACGCCGACCTCGCCGAGGTCTACACGGTCTGGGGCGGGTACGCCTACGGCCGCGGCCTGGACGGCCGCGCGGCGCGCGAGGAGATGGAGTCGGCGTACAAGCGGATCGCGGTGGCGGCGAAGAACACGGACACCCGCGAGCACGACATCGCGGACTCCGACGACTACTTCCAGTACCACGGCGGCATGGTGGCCACCGTCCGCGCGCTGCGGGGCACCGCCCCGGAGGCGTACATCGGCGACTCCACCCGCCCGGAGACGGTCCGCACCCGCACCCTGGTCGAGGAGACGTCGCGCGTCTTCCGCGCCCGGGTCGTCAACCCCCGCTGGATCGAGGCCATGCGCCGCCACGGCTACAAGGGCGCCTTCGAGCTCGCGGCCACGGTCGACTACCTCTTCGGCTACGACGCCACCACGGGCGTCATCGCCGACTGGATGTACGACAAGCTGACCGAGACGTACGTCCTCGACCCCGTGAACCGCGCCTTCCTCCAGGAGGCCAACCCCTGGGCCCTCCACGGCATCGCGGAACGCCTCCTGGAGGCCGAGTCCCGCGGCATGTGGGAGAAGCCCGACCCGCAGATCCTCGCCGCCCTGCGCCAGGCCTACCTGGAGACGGAGGGAGACCTGGAGGAGGGCGAGTAGCCCCACCGCCGCGCCGCGTCCCCCGCCCGGCACGGGCCGCCCGACGCGGCACGGCGGCCCCGCCGACACCGGCGTACCGCGCGGGGGCGGTGGTCCCTTGGCGCGGGGGCGGGCGGCCCCTGTACGGCTCCGGCCAGGTCTCGGCCCCCGCCCCGCACTACCATGCGCCGCATGGCGCTCATCGACATCACCAGGTCCGAAGTCCTGCGGGCGGTGGCCGAGTTCGACGACATCGGCCGTCCCGCTTTCCTGACCCGGTACGGCTTCGGCCCGGCGAGGGACTACTTCCTGCTGATCGACGGACGGCGCTACGACTCCAAGGCCGTGGCCGGAGCGGCACACGGCTTTCTGCCGGGCCGGCGGCCGCTGTCCAGGGACGAGTTCTCCGGCGGCCTCGCCGGGGCGGTGAAGCTGCTGCGCGGCCTCGGCTTCAAGGTCGTCGACACCTCGGGCGGCCCGCCCGGCACAGTCGCACCGCCCGGTCCCGTCGCACCGCCCGGTCCCGTCGCACCACCCGGTCCCGTCACACTGCCTCGTCCCGTCACACCGGCCGGTCCCGTCACCCCGCCCGGCGCCGGAACCCCGAGGAACGATCTGCTCGACCGAATACGCTCGCTGCGCCCGGCCCACACGCCGCAGGGGCCCGGCATGCACCAGCCGGTCACCCTCCTGTGGGCCATCGGAAGGGCACGCCGCGGGAGCAGGAGAAGCCTGCCGTGGCCGGACACGGCCGAGGCGCTGACCGCGCTGCTGGCACGCCATGTTCCCCCGGGGTCGCGCCCGCGGCCCGACTATCCCGTGCTCGCACTGCACCGGGCGGGACTGTGGGAGTTCGACGACCACACCGGCGATGTGCCCACCGCACACGGCGACTCGGAGATCGCGGCGTGGTTCGCAAGGCACCGCCCAGCGGGCGGGCTGGCGGCCCCGTTCCACGATCTGCTCCGTCGCTCCGGCTTCGCCCGCGTCACCGCCGTGGAGGCGATCCTGCTCAAGTACCTCG
It encodes the following:
- a CDS encoding cobalt-precorrin-5B (C(1))-methyltransferase; protein product: MAEPAAGAGAGAGARASGGGREAQLKHTGLRPGWTTGACATAAATAAYTALLTGDFPDPVTITLPKGQTPSFALAVESRTGATATAGIVKDAGDDPDVTHGALVRATVRLLPAGSGVVFRAGPGVGTVTRPGLPLEVGEPAINPVPRQMMRDHVALVAARHGGTGDAEITVSIDDGEEIARSTWNPRLGILGGLSVLGTTGIVVPYSCSAWIDSIRRGVDVARAAGRTHVAGCTGSTSEKTVVSVYGLPEDALLDMGDFAGAVLKYVRRHPVERLTVCGGFAKLSKLAAGHLDLHSARSQVDKGFLAELARTGGADAALVAEIAAANTGLAALRLCEAAGVPLGDLVATAARDEALTVLRGAPVAVDVICVDRAGVVVGRSGVA
- a CDS encoding cobalt-precorrin-6A reductase, which translates into the protein MPTHVLILGGTTEGRLTAELLHARGARVTSSLAGRVAAPRMPPGEVRIGGFGGAGGLERWLREHAVDAVIDATHPFAGTISFHAAEAAAGAHVPLLALRRPGWTPVPGDDWHPVGSLEEAAGAARALGRRVFLTTGRMGLASFAHIDDVWFLVRSVDAPDGPCPPHAEVLLDRGPFTLDGERGLLRRHRIDVLVTKDSGGAATAPKLTAARESGIPVVLVRRPPVPPGVAVAAGPEEAAAWTDTLGGAAPR
- a CDS encoding precorrin-2 C(20)-methyltransferase, which produces MSEHTAPAGRTTPGAQPAPGEHPAPAAPAPAAPTPTGRLYGVGLGPGDPELMTLRAARIIAEADVIAYHCARHGRSIARSIAAPHLRPEHIEERLMYPITVETTDHPGGYRGALDDFYEEAAARLAAHLDAGRTVAVLAEGDPFFYGSYQHMHKRLAHRYPTEVVPGVTSISAAAARLGTPLCEAEEVLTVIPGTLPEDELAARLAATDSAVVMKLGRTFPAVRRAMETSGRLDEARYVERATMSGERTGRLADIDPESVPYFSVAVVPSRTATPPPAPEGGEVVVVGTGPAGPLWLTPETRRALADADELVGYTTYLDRVPHRPGQIRHGSDNKVESERAEFALDLARRGRRVAVVSGGDPGVFAMATAVLEVASQAAYADVPVRVLPGVTAANAAAAKAGAPLGHDYAVLSLSDRLKPWEVIAERLHAAAAADLVLALYNPGSRSRTWQVGKARELLLEHRAPDTPVVLGRDVGGPQESVRIVRLGELDPAQVDMRTILLVGSSQTRAVRRGDGHEIVWTPRRYPE
- a CDS encoding precorrin-8X methylmutase; the encoded protein is MSESTVFDYEKDGAEIYRQSFATIRAEADLAGLPAEVSQVAVRMIHACGMVDLVRDLAYSPGVVLRAREALRAGAPVLCDAQMVASGITRKRLPAGNDVICTLSDPSVPALAQKLGTTRSAAALDLWHDRLEGSVVAVGNAPTALFRLLEMIAEGAPRPAAVIGAPVGFIGAAESKDALAASPLGLEHLVVRGRRGGSAMAAAAVNAIASESE
- a CDS encoding cobalamin biosynthesis protein CobG, encoding MPATPANRPDRDESPVRDRGDACPGALRLHTADDGALARVRVPAGLLSARQAHALADAADRLGDGALDITSRGNLQLRGLDAARARELADLLDAADLLPAPAHERVRNVVASPLSGLDGHGHLDVQPLVRELDALLCTGARAAALSGRFLFALDDGRGDMAELNPDVMLIAEPPARTAGGAGAPAATTTATATVTAPGTATVTAGTAADGEGAAGAGVPVAGPPGAAAGIAPGSSGAAWNSGLRVRVAAGDARVLVRPEDGPRMLMLAAEAFLDAADACGTRPWRIRELPPQYALSTPGLLRRAAAAGVAAEPVWSAEPAEPVWSAEPAQSTEPAEPAEPARPAPPAPGAHARDGVETAVCAGVVLGRMSAAQVRSLARVAERHGTGELRVTPWRSVVLPGVAAALLPELAAAGLVTGAGSPWHGVSACTGRPGCGKALADVRADAAALADVRADAAALAAAGAGGIPVHWSGCGRRCGHPHGGHVDLVATGEGRYTLAVVPAPGALPAETPAPGAAAAPDPPVRHDPAVRHDLHVPELAGALAAARGGRPLHHRPATTK
- the cobN gene encoding cobaltochelatase subunit CobN, which codes for MQLSSGSHTSEARVLLLSTSDTDLLSARAAEGPVAYRFANPSRLLVDDLPGLLDGTDLVVVRLLGGLRAWQDGIDVLLDQDRPVVVLSGEQAPDAQLMEASTVPIGIAAEAHAYLAHGGPGNLEQLARFLSDTVLLTGHGFEPPAAAPSWGRLGRTAAPAADGPLIAVLYYRAHHMSGNTAFVDTLCSAIESAGGRALPLYVASLRVPEPELLEQLAAADALVTTVLAAGGTRPADASAGGDDESWDAGALAALDVPILQALCLTGSRASWEENDEGLSPLDAATQVAVPEFDGRLITVPFSFKEIDEDGLPAYVADEERAARVAGIAVRHARLRHVPNAEKRVALVLSAYPTKHSRIGNAVGLDTPASAVALLRRLRSEGYDFGPEAGIPGLVSGDGDELIRALIEAGGHDQEWLTEEQLARNPVRIPAADYRRWYAQLPAGLREAVEEHWGPAPGEMFLDRSRNPEGDIVLAALRRGNLLVLIQPPRGFGENPIAIYHDPDLPPSHHYLAAYRWIAASADDGGFGADAMIHLGKHGNLEWLPGKNAGLSAACAPDAALGDLPLVYPFLVNDPGEGTQAKRRVHATLVDHLVPPMARAESYGDIARLEQLLDEYAQISSMDPAKLPAIRAQIWTLIQAAKLDHDLGMADRPDDDGFDDFLLHVDGWLCEVKDAQIRDGLHVLGGAPTGPERVNLVLSILRARQIWGGTTALPGLREALGLDESKATRTAADTVEQQARELVEAMEAAGWDPAAVPDSHGDDVAAVLRFAALEVVPRLARTTDEIDHAVHALDGGFVPAGPSGSPLRGLVNVLPTGRNFYSVDPKAVPSRLAWETGQALADSLLERYRADNGEWPTSVGLSLWGTSAMRTAGDDIAEALALLGVRPVWDDASRRVTGVEPVPLAELGRPRIDVTLRISGFFRDAFPHTIGLLDDAVRLVASLDEAAEQNLVRAHAQADLAAHGDERRATTRIFGSRPGTYGAGLLQLIDSRDWRTDADLAEVYTVWGGYAYGRGLDGRAAREEMESAYKRIAVAAKNTDTREHDIADSDDYFQYHGGMVATVRALRGTAPEAYIGDSTRPETVRTRTLVEETSRVFRARVVNPRWIEAMRRHGYKGAFELAATVDYLFGYDATTGVIADWMYDKLTETYVLDPVNRAFLQEANPWALHGIAERLLEAESRGMWEKPDPQILAALRQAYLETEGDLEEGE
- a CDS encoding HNH endonuclease, translating into MALIDITRSEVLRAVAEFDDIGRPAFLTRYGFGPARDYFLLIDGRRYDSKAVAGAAHGFLPGRRPLSRDEFSGGLAGAVKLLRGLGFKVVDTSGGPPGTVAPPGPVAPPGPVAPPGPVTLPRPVTPAGPVTPPGAGTPRNDLLDRIRSLRPAHTPQGPGMHQPVTLLWAIGRARRGSRRSLPWPDTAEALTALLARHVPPGSRPRPDYPVLALHRAGLWEFDDHTGDVPTAHGDSEIAAWFARHRPAGGLAAPFHDLLRRSGFARVTAVEAILLKYLGDGDGSALLEDTGLHDPAMAEDTDASIAAARAPADPAVTRAAQYERWCALLDDGAAGGGVPRRAVLRHAPLRSAAARRAVLARSGGRCENPACGGAPDDVTDRGAPLLEVDHVLDLARGGPDHPRAMVALCPNCHAVKTRGRTRESLRAVLLDVARSRHDAMGGG